A genomic stretch from Cervus canadensis isolate Bull #8, Minnesota chromosome 27, ASM1932006v1, whole genome shotgun sequence includes:
- the CLDND1 gene encoding claudin domain-containing protein 1 isoform X2, translated as MGGDRLENKTSVSVASWSSLNARMDNRFATAFVIACVLSLISTIYMAASIGTDFWYEYRSPVQENSSDLNKSIWNDFASDEADEKTYSDALFRYNGTVGLWRRCITIPQNTYWYSPPERTESFDMVTKCMSFTLNEQFMEKFVEPGNHNSGIDLLRTYLWRCQFLLPFVSLGLMCFGALIGLCACICRSLYPTIATGVLHLLAGLCTLGSVSCYVAGIELLHQKLEPPENVSGEFGWSFCLACVSAPLQFMASALFIWAAHTNRKEYTLMKAYRVA; from the exons GTGATAGACTAGAGAACAAGACTTCTGTCTCCGTAGCATCCTGG AGCAGTCTGAATGCCAGAATGGATAACCGTTTTGCGACAGCGTTTGTCATTGCTTGTGTACTTAGCCTCATTTCTACCATCTACATGGCAGCCTCAATTGGCACAGACTTCTGGTATGAATATCGAAGTCCAGTTCAAGAAAATTCCAGCGATTTGAACAAAAGCATCTGGAATGACTTTGCTAGTGATGAGGCAGATGAAAAGACTTACAGTGATGCACTTTTTCGATATAATGGCACAGTGGGATTGTGGAGACGGTGTATCACTATACCCCAAAACACATATTGGTATAGCCCACCAGAAAGGACAG AGTCATTTGATATGGTCACAAAATGCATGAGTTTCACCCTAAATGAGCAGTTCATGGAGAAATTTGTTGAGCCTGGAAACCACAATAGTGGGATTGATCTGCTTCGGACCT ATCTTTGGCGTTGCCAGTTTCTTTTACCTTTTGTCAGTCTAGGTTTGATGTGCTTTGGGGCTTTGATTGGACTCTGTGCTTGTATCTGCCGAAGCTTGTACCCCACCATCGCCACAGGCGTTCTCCATCTCCTTGCAG GTCTGTGTACCCTGGGCTCAGTGAGTTGTTACGTTGCCGGAATTGAACTCCTCCACCAGAAGCTGGAGCCGCCCGAGAATGTGTCTGGGGAATTCGGATGGTCCTTCTGCCTGGCTTGCGTCTCAGCTCCCTTGCAGTTCATGGCTTCCGCTCTCTTCATCTGGGCCGCTCACACCAACCGGAAGGAGTACACCTTGATGAAGGCGTATCGTGTGGCATGA
- the CLDND1 gene encoding claudin domain-containing protein 1 isoform X1, with amino-acid sequence MDNRFATAFVIACVLSLISTIYMAASIGTDFWYEYRSPVQENSSDLNKSIWNDFASDEADEKTYSDALFRYNGTVGLWRRCITIPQNTYWYSPPERTESFDMVTKCMSFTLNEQFMEKFVEPGNHNSGIDLLRTYLWRCQFLLPFVSLGLMCFGALIGLCACICRSLYPTIATGVLHLLAGLCTLGSVSCYVAGIELLHQKLEPPENVSGEFGWSFCLACVSAPLQFMASALFIWAAHTNRKEYTLMKAYRVA; translated from the exons ATGGATAACCGTTTTGCGACAGCGTTTGTCATTGCTTGTGTACTTAGCCTCATTTCTACCATCTACATGGCAGCCTCAATTGGCACAGACTTCTGGTATGAATATCGAAGTCCAGTTCAAGAAAATTCCAGCGATTTGAACAAAAGCATCTGGAATGACTTTGCTAGTGATGAGGCAGATGAAAAGACTTACAGTGATGCACTTTTTCGATATAATGGCACAGTGGGATTGTGGAGACGGTGTATCACTATACCCCAAAACACATATTGGTATAGCCCACCAGAAAGGACAG AGTCATTTGATATGGTCACAAAATGCATGAGTTTCACCCTAAATGAGCAGTTCATGGAGAAATTTGTTGAGCCTGGAAACCACAATAGTGGGATTGATCTGCTTCGGACCT ATCTTTGGCGTTGCCAGTTTCTTTTACCTTTTGTCAGTCTAGGTTTGATGTGCTTTGGGGCTTTGATTGGACTCTGTGCTTGTATCTGCCGAAGCTTGTACCCCACCATCGCCACAGGCGTTCTCCATCTCCTTGCAG GTCTGTGTACCCTGGGCTCAGTGAGTTGTTACGTTGCCGGAATTGAACTCCTCCACCAGAAGCTGGAGCCGCCCGAGAATGTGTCTGGGGAATTCGGATGGTCCTTCTGCCTGGCTTGCGTCTCAGCTCCCTTGCAGTTCATGGCTTCCGCTCTCTTCATCTGGGCCGCTCACACCAACCGGAAGGAGTACACCTTGATGAAGGCGTATCGTGTGGCATGA
- the CLDND1 gene encoding claudin domain-containing protein 1 isoform X3, translating to MGESFDMVTKCMSFTLNEQFMEKFVEPGNHNSGIDLLRTYLWRCQFLLPFVSLGLMCFGALIGLCACICRSLYPTIATGVLHLLAGLCTLGSVSCYVAGIELLHQKLEPPENVSGEFGWSFCLACVSAPLQFMASALFIWAAHTNRKEYTLMKAYRVA from the exons AGTCATTTGATATGGTCACAAAATGCATGAGTTTCACCCTAAATGAGCAGTTCATGGAGAAATTTGTTGAGCCTGGAAACCACAATAGTGGGATTGATCTGCTTCGGACCT ATCTTTGGCGTTGCCAGTTTCTTTTACCTTTTGTCAGTCTAGGTTTGATGTGCTTTGGGGCTTTGATTGGACTCTGTGCTTGTATCTGCCGAAGCTTGTACCCCACCATCGCCACAGGCGTTCTCCATCTCCTTGCAG GTCTGTGTACCCTGGGCTCAGTGAGTTGTTACGTTGCCGGAATTGAACTCCTCCACCAGAAGCTGGAGCCGCCCGAGAATGTGTCTGGGGAATTCGGATGGTCCTTCTGCCTGGCTTGCGTCTCAGCTCCCTTGCAGTTCATGGCTTCCGCTCTCTTCATCTGGGCCGCTCACACCAACCGGAAGGAGTACACCTTGATGAAGGCGTATCGTGTGGCATGA